In one Fodinicola acaciae genomic region, the following are encoded:
- a CDS encoding phospholipase D-like domain-containing protein, with protein MPEVIDLGDVTVPGDFFVERASPSRTEFVPSTPDDAGIRHTFTYLGGGSRIRDDLIELIDGASRKVFVASFFIGDDALREALYRAAERLTGGVYVISAMTDRDLDKAINEVDEDAQVDKQLERKRFEDLTRHGIAVRAYEGCHAKFAVIDDRVALVSSANLMTRAFEQTGENGVVVDVPAHVDRLARFFAVLWQEAQWEMPLTESPVVTRIARTHRSKVALPAADPDAVGPIWTFDDQHLIKDAIASVIASARTELLLATYSLVGIARRPDLLLDHVRAAVERGVRVRMLLRGSSRFLADAGVLADVGVDIYPCLLNHAKGLIADRRRGALFSANYDAVHGIEEGVEAGFRLDGTSALAEALRYFEQAMAERDLDFLRNPHAAALAGRTFASTVSKWPLPATLEVMAEDAAWDALKGVSGPTIFHAAEGVVLLSRGRRTWRLDVSRDPATPAKLVVESQRERTAAGDRLRSWLTERRTDGSGGRGICAAVFRRAGN; from the coding sequence ATGCCTGAGGTCATTGATCTTGGTGACGTGACGGTGCCCGGCGATTTCTTTGTGGAACGTGCGAGTCCGTCGCGTACGGAGTTTGTGCCCTCGACGCCGGACGACGCCGGCATTCGGCACACCTTCACCTATCTCGGCGGCGGCTCGCGCATTCGGGACGATCTGATCGAGCTTATTGATGGGGCTTCCCGCAAGGTGTTCGTTGCGAGTTTTTTCATCGGTGACGACGCGCTGCGGGAAGCTCTTTATCGCGCGGCCGAACGCCTGACCGGCGGTGTCTATGTCATTTCGGCGATGACCGACAGGGATCTTGACAAGGCCATCAACGAGGTGGACGAGGACGCGCAGGTCGACAAGCAGCTTGAGCGCAAGCGTTTCGAGGACCTGACCAGACACGGCATCGCGGTCCGTGCGTACGAGGGATGCCATGCGAAGTTCGCGGTGATCGACGATCGCGTCGCCTTGGTCAGCAGCGCCAATCTGATGACGCGTGCCTTCGAACAGACCGGTGAGAACGGTGTCGTCGTCGACGTACCGGCTCACGTCGATCGGCTTGCCCGGTTTTTCGCCGTCCTCTGGCAGGAGGCCCAATGGGAGATGCCGTTGACCGAGAGCCCGGTCGTCACGAGGATTGCCCGAACGCATCGGTCGAAGGTGGCGTTGCCGGCGGCAGATCCGGACGCTGTTGGACCGATCTGGACTTTCGACGATCAGCACCTGATCAAGGACGCCATCGCCAGCGTCATCGCGTCAGCGCGTACGGAGTTGTTGCTTGCCACCTACAGTCTCGTCGGCATCGCCCGTCGCCCTGATCTACTCCTGGATCACGTACGCGCGGCGGTCGAGCGCGGCGTCAGAGTCCGGATGCTCCTGCGGGGGAGCAGCAGATTTCTGGCCGATGCCGGTGTGCTCGCCGACGTCGGTGTCGACATCTATCCTTGTCTGCTCAACCACGCGAAGGGACTCATCGCAGATCGTCGGCGTGGCGCCCTTTTCTCCGCCAACTACGATGCCGTCCACGGAATTGAGGAAGGGGTCGAAGCCGGATTCAGACTGGATGGCACGTCCGCCCTGGCGGAGGCATTGCGTTATTTCGAGCAGGCAATGGCCGAGCGTGATCTCGACTTCCTTAGAAACCCGCATGCCGCTGCCTTGGCAGGTCGTACGTTCGCTTCCACCGTGTCGAAATGGCCGCTGCCGGCGACGCTGGAGGTGATGGCGGAAGATGCGGCGTGGGACGCCCTGAAAGGCGTGTCGGGTCCGACGATTTTCCATGCAGCGGAAGGTGTGGTGCTACTTTCCCGTGGCCGGCGGACCTGGCGCCTTGACGTGTCGAGAGATCCAGCGACTCCGGCGAAGTTGGTGGTCGAGTCCCAGCGCGAGCGAACAGCCGCCGGTGACCGGCTGCGGTCCTGGCTGACCGAGCGGCGGACCGACGGTTCGGGGGGACGTGGGATTTGCGCCGCGGTCTTTCGTCGGGCGGGCAACTGA